The Elephas maximus indicus isolate mEleMax1 chromosome 6, mEleMax1 primary haplotype, whole genome shotgun sequence genomic sequence TATGAACGGGTGCCCAAGTACCCATTGAGGTCTGGTGGTGCTGAggttacatgctcagctgctaactaaaatgttggcagttcgaacccaccagccaaggaagaaagatatggcagtctgcttccataaagattacagccttggaaaccttatggggcagttctactctgtcttatgagttgctatgagttggaactgacttgatggcagtgagtttggtttagtttgggcCCAAGTACCCACTGGATCACCACCAAGATTGTATAGTTGGACCACAGAGTGAGACAGGAAAATACTCCAGAATAATCCACAAACTACATGAAAGTAAATCActttggagttaaaaaaaaaaaaaaagacagatgtgAACAATGTTATAACTGGAAAATTTGGGCATGATTAGAGCCTCAGCCATTGCCCTGAGAGCTCTGAGGCCAGCCAGACAAGGAGTCCCCAAGTCCTGGACAACAAGAACCCTGGGGCAGCTAAAGCTCACCAACTCGCTCCCCAGAGACAAGGTGCTAAGGGCTCTGATGATAAATGGTTCTGTGTGGCCACGGCTGCCTCTTACACTGGTCGGGGGCAAAATTGATTCAGAAGCATGATGGAGGGTGAAGCATCAAATTTCTTATTTGAGCAGGAAGCTGATACCCAAGGAATGCAACCTGGCAGCAGCCCAGAAAGAAGACTTGACAATTGTGCAGGCTTCAAGGAAGTGACTTTGCTGTCCCAAGGCTTCTACTTACAAGAAAGGTCTCTGGGACCTGGTGAAGAACTCCAATCACCACCTATGGTTTGAACAAGGAGGTTGGAGGAATGCGGCAAGAAATAGGCCTTGGGTCCGGACCCCAGCCTGTGATCAACGGTTGCCCCCTCCAGACTCAGACACACACTGAAAACAGGATATAACGGACCACCCTTCTAGTAACTAAGATCAAACATGTACTTCTCGGGAGTTAGAGCCAAATTTCAGGAAGGAACATTTACAGGCAGGAAGTTTTATTAGTCGAGATATTTTTTGCTTACATGTGTTAGATTTGCAACTCAAATCACCTTATGATTAGAAAAAAGGGGAAGGGAAAGTGCATTGGCTCACAGAACCGCATCAGGTCCAGCTGGATCCAGGGACTAAAAGTATGTCAAGAATCTGTCTCTCCACCGGTTGGCTCTGCTTCCCTTGCATTAGCTCAGATGGCCTCTGCCCATGTGGAGGCAAGAGTCACCAGCAGCTCAAGGCTTTCATTCCACCAGTTTAGCCACCTCAGAGTAAGGAAAGCATCCTTTCCCAATTCTTCTAGTAAAACTCCAAGAATTAAGTCTCGAGTTGGCTTGGGTCACCAGCACATCCCTGAACCATTGTGACCGAGACAGTGGGTGGCCAGATCCATGTCTTGAATTCACTCATGGGGTCTAGGGAGGGgttagaaaaccagttgccatcaagtcaattttgactcatggtgaccccatgtgtgtccatattagaactgtgctccataggattttcaatggctgaattttctggACATAgttcaccaaggctttcttccaaggtacctctgggtagactagaacttccaaccttttgatttacATTACTTGGGAACTCAGggaggagtttaaaaaaaaaaaaaaaaaagcaaaaatcaaacccgttgctgttaagttgattccaactgatactgaccctataggacagagtagaactgccccatggagtttccaaggagcgtctgatagattcaaactgctgacctttttggttagtagccatagctgttaactacTACGCCTCCAGGGCTCCCAGGGAGGAGTTAGCCCCATGTAAATCACATGGCTTGAGAGTGTTAGAGAAGTGGTTCCCCAAAGGCAAAGCAGGGGATTCTtactgggggggtggggtggggactggATACTTAGCTGGCGACAGCAACAGAGGTGGTCTACAGACAGAACAGGTGGGTTCCAGTCACCTTCCAGAGTGTTCTTCTCCCTCTTTAGTTGCTCATACAGTGATTCTACCTTGAGCCTTACCTGAGGTGGTTATGATTCCACAGGTCTGATCTAGAGCCAGAAAATTGTATTTTCACAAAGTTCCCCCAGGGGGTTCCACTGGCAGAGTAGTTTAGGAACCATCAACTTAATGGACAACCACTTTACCCCCTTCTGCTCTCTACTCAGAATAAAAGATCAGTATATATGGGACTCTAATGCTTATTTGTCCAACATCTTAGTCAGAGAGGAGTCACTTCAGTTTaccttctatttaaaaaaaaaaaaatccaattgtggagtcgattctgactcatggtgacctcatgtgtgtcagagtggaactgtgctccatagacttttaaatggttgatttttcaaaagtagacaaccaagcctttcctctgaggcacccctgggtagactcaaacctccaaacttttggtgagTAACTGAGTggttatttgcaccacccaaggacccaatttttaaaattaggagTGTCTTTTTTCTCAAAGGAGGTCAAAACAAAAAATTGTCTTTACATTTTAAAACCAGAGAGAGGAAATGTAAATTGTGAACCTGTTTCAAAGCACAGTCCCGACCTGTCCCTAACCCTGGACAAATAGGAGGTAAACGTATGTGGCTTCTATCTGACTAAGATGTTGGACAAGTAAGCAggcccaccagggctcttcacgaAAGGAGTTACTCATTAACCCTCATCATGCTCAGAGGGCAGGAGTCTTAGTTGTTGCTGAGGCCTGGCCCTACCTTGAGAAAGGTGCTTATCATCATCACACCTTGGGGTAGGCCAGGATAGGCTATGGCCTGGAGAGGACACAGTATCAGAACTAGACCTCAGTTAAAAATTGATTTTAACTCCCTGCCCAGTGGTTGCTTAGTCACAAGAACTTAGGTGGGAGATGGATCAGCCAGGGTCTGACTGTGTTGAAACGGTGGAAGGCCGAAGGGGGTGGGCAGGATCAGCCCGAGTCATCAAAGTCCATCAATCTGTAACAGAGTAGAGGGCACTAATCATTTTActactatttattattatttttcatctcTCTGTCAGCTATTTGTGTGTTCTTTAAAGGCTGGGCCCTACCTCATCTGCTTCACTATTCCCAGGACCTATACCAGTACCTTGTAAGTGACAGCTTCTTAAATAGTATTTCTCAATATAGATTTTATAATTCTCCAGAACATTTTCTCAAAGCTTAGAAAAAGCAGAACTGACCCTACATGGAGTCTCTGGATCTTTTGGGAAGCGGCAGGGTATGGGATGAGTAGCTCAAGTATGTCCCATaagagtacagtcagaatgtagGGCCAGTACGATGCCTGGCACATCACGAAAGGATAGTTTCAAATTCAAGtctcataaacaaaacaaaaagaaatgatcgTACCACCCTGGCCCTTTAATGAAGAATGTTCAAAGGAGGGGGGAAGCTAATGGGGCAGGTCGAGCAAACTTCTCTACTCAGTAAAAATAATGACAACATAATTTGCAACAAGAAACATTTTTTTGAACACCAAGCACCATGAACATGTAATACACAAAAACTGTCAAGCATTGTCAGATTAAGGACAATTTCACAACAACCCTCCAATGGTCCACTTTTATAGACCTCAGAGGAATTAAGAATCTTGTTCAAAATCCTCCGGCTTTTAAGTGGATCAAATTTGAACCCAGACCGGGTGACTCCAGAGCCCACATATGAATCCCTGTACCAACTCTTTTAAGGCAACAAAAATGTTCTGTGCTATTTATGAATGAGTCTGATTCCTTCCTGGCCCCTCCCTCTGCTGAAAGGAATCTGGGCCAGTGAGCCCCTTGTTTGGTCCCAAAGGAGGACTCAACCTTAGGGCTCAGCCTCTCCCAGGAGACAGCTCCCAGAACTTCAGGAACCCCTGAGTGACTCCTGTAAATCAAAATAAGAAAGGCTCTCATGGATGTGGCTGTAGCCTAGGGACCAAGTACCATTCCGTCATTGGAGAAGGCTCTGTGTGGATCCAGGGCACACCTGGGCTAGAGTTCTTGCAGATCCTTCTTGTTCCCCCATTGCCTCTCAGAGTGGGATTTTCAGACCTCACAGTGGTTAGGCCAGGGGCAGAGGGGGCCTCCTGTCCTAGGACACTGGGATGGGAAGGCAGGACTCACAGAGAATCTATGCACGCAGAGCAGACTTGGGACAGAGAGGAGGGCAGGGACAGGGGCAAGGACATGGAACTAGGCGGAGACCCAGTCACAGCGGCATCTTCTCTGTAGCCACCTGCCTGGTTGAGATGGAAACGCTGATTCCAGCTTCAGCCCCCAGACAGGCTAAGAATATCCCAGAAAAGCAACAGCCACCACCCCCGCCCTTCTTGATCTGCTCCTACATCTGGAGTGCTATGCTGGGTGCCTGCGGGGGCAGGGAGGAGACCAGTGGGGGTGAGGGCCAGAGGGAGGAGGAATAAAAGGGGCTTGGTGAAGGTAGGAGCAGGTGAACTGAGAAGTAAAGCTATTGGAGGGTGCATAGAAGACTGGGAGAACTGTTCTTAGGGGGCAACAAAGGGAGATGGAGGCAGGAGCCAGGGAGTGGGAGAAAGAAGATCCAGggatgaggatggggagggagagggctggctTGGAACTTCTGGGCAGCAGAGCAGGTGGGGAGCTGATAACCTAGAAGGGAGACCACAGCTCCCCCTTCCATAGAGGAAGGAAGCAAGGCTTAGTCCAAGGAAAAGGAGTCCCCACTATCTTTTCCTGCTGCCTTCATCCTGGGCCCTTCAGCATCTCAGCGCTGGTCCCATTTCTCCCTAGCCCAGAGCACCACATTTCTCATCTGTGCTTCCAGCCCTATTCTCTGTTCTAAAGAACCCATGTTTGGGCTACTTGGTTAAGTCCTTCTAGCATGGCACCCACTGGAGTGGGAAAAACAAGAGAATGTGGGGTCCCTTCCAGGCAGATAGCAGCACCTGGTTCAGGTTCATCTCTCTTCTTCTCACCCCCTTTTCCACTCTCCACCATTACTGCCTCCTCAGAACCTTACTCCTCTTCCCCACCCCTGCCTCCCTTAGAGTAAGGTCCtcaggaaagggaaagaagggtGGTCATGCCCTCCGCGGGCCATGCCTCAGCTGAGGCCATGGGGAGGGGGATTGGATCAATGAGGGAGCCTGGGGCAGCAGGGTCCAGGCATTCAGGTATGAGGGCTTGGTCTCCGTTAGGAACCTGCATTGTCATCAGTCTCTTTGTAGGGGCCCCTTGGAGACATGGGAGTGCAATGATCTTGGTTCTACGACCTCCAGCCCTGATGGTTATGGGGGAACCACGGGCCTCAGTGGTCTTAGCCTCCTCTTCTTTGCCTCATCAGCTTTCAGGGGCCCCTCTAAAGCTCGGAGGGATCTAGGGAGATACATGTGTTGAGATCCGAGCTCCCCTCCTCTTCATCTCCTGGGCTGAACTATAGAAGTGCAGGCTCACATGGATGCTGTGCACACAGAGCCTGAGCCCATCCAACAGAAACAGAATAGGGAGAACCAGACAACAGGTTAGAAAGAAGCAAACTCATAGGATGGATATAAGAATAAGAGTCAGAACTGCAGAACTGACAGGGCCTTTGGGAATCATCTTTTAGTCCAATCCCCAAAAAGTTACCttattctttaaatattaatttttgggGGCCCGATATTAaaagtggaagccctggtggtacagtggttaaaagcaacggctgctaactaaaatgtcagcagttcgaagccaccaggagctccttggaaaccctatgaggcaattctaccccgtcctataggattgctatgagtcggaattgactcgagggcaacgagtttggtttttgcttttttgatatttaaaagtaaaatatatagaatccttttattttaaatatgaagaaacagaggcccagagagctgAAATGACattcccaaggtcatacagctgctAAGCTGTGGGCTAGAACTCCTGTCTGCCTCCTGCATTCGGGGCGGGGTGAGGGgggggagtcaattccaacttatggtgaccccctgtgttacagagtagaactactccacaggcttttggtggctgtaatctttatggaagtgatcTGGGGGTGGCAAAAAGGATTTGCTCTCAGGTAttaaccaaaggttagcagttcgaatccatccagtggcaccatggaagaaaagcttagcactctgcttctgtggagtatagttctactccgaGGCATATCGGggcactatgggtcagaatcaacttgagagcaatgtttttttttttttttaatctttatggaagcagatcaccaggacttttttctgtggtgcagctgggtgggtttgaacaaccaaccttcagttagtagctaagcgcaaacagtttgcgccacccagggacctcctagACTCAGAGGAAGAGCCTGGGCAGCATTGCCTAGAGATGTTCCCTTAAAGATGAAGTCATCTTCTTAGGTGGGTCAGTGAAGGGCCCGTCTCTAAGGTGAGATTGGTGGTGACCCTAATCATTAAGGCTACATGAATTAAAACCTCGGCTAGGTCCTCCAGTTATTCATTTAGGCCTACAGTTCTTGCCTTAAAATTCCTCCAGGAATAACCACTTATCTACACaaagcactgttctaggtaccTTACAGGGTGACAGAGACAGACAAGGAGACgtgtttggccttagggggtttcTTATATACCGGGGTCTAATATAGCCAGCACACTCCCAGAGGGGCATGTGGCAAATGGACAGACAAGAAGCAACATACGGACACTAACACAGATGAATTAATCATATTATATAGACCTAAGCATAACCCAACCAGAAAAGTATCTTGAAGATGTGGTGGGGAAGTCGCTGCCCTTCTGTAAAGCCCACCTCCTCCAGGTAGTCTTTCTGGTGTCACTGTGGTTATCACCCTTGTTGCAGAAAATACAACATCCCCCCATCTCACTCCGTAACGCCTCTGGCAGGTATATGACAGAAATGCTGTCACTCTTTATGGATTTGTTTGATTGTCTGCCCTTTAAAATTCCACTCATATTTCTCTTGCACATCTTGAACTGGGACCCAGAATCCAGCACTAACCAAGTTATGCAGCTACTGCTGCtggggtcagtagttggaaaggcCAATGTTGGAAAGAGCCTTAGGTCCCTTCCAATCAATTCAAAAGTCttcttggaggaggtgggagGTCAAGAACTTGACAAAAGTCAGGGTAGTGATCTGAGGGTGGGTTCTGGCCTAGGGGTGAAATTTTGGAGACTTAAGGGGGATAACCAGACCAGCAGAGAAGGCAGCATGTGAaccagagaggaaggcaaggcagggTGGGATGAAAAGTGAGAAGGGGAAGTGAGCCCCTCTGAGGCACCTGGTTTGGGACTCCTGAGCAGAGGGTGATAGTCTTCATTCTGATTAAGAGGACAGCAGGAGGTGATCGATGGCCCATCATGGTGGTGGCATCTGTGGATGAGGCATAGATCTTGTCCTAAATGACACTAGCAATAGGCCTTATGTCAATGAGGGACTCCCAGGAGCAGAGCTGGGAGAACCCACATGCCATTCAGGTCCACGTGCCTGGTGTTTCTGCCAGCACAACTCAGTCTCCATGGGGCTTGTCCTTAACTACCGGTAAGCTGGCTGTTCCTTGGGTGTCAGATAAAGGCTGACTCAGAAGGTCTTATAGGAGGAAGTGGGGTAATTACAGGAGCTGAAAAGAGGGAATATTTTCTCCAACTATAGGGAGAATGAAAGGTTGGGCAGGTCAGCTCGGGTTGCTCGAGAATAAAGATCAGACCCAAGGGAGCATGAGAGACCCTGTTGAGAAAGTGCACATTATGCACTGAGTCAGGGAGTAAGTACAAATGTAGGTTGTAAAGGGGAGGGGAATCAAGACAAAGCCAGACCACTGGCTTGCGGGGGAGGCGCAGGGAGGTAGGCTGCAGGGCAGCTAAGAAATCTTATGCCTCTGGCAGCTGGAGCTACAACCCAAAGGGATTCTGGAACAGCCTATCTGGAACGAAATGCAAACACATATTttttatgtggaaaccctggtggtgtagtggttaagtgctacagctgctaaccaaaaggtgagtagtttgaatccaccaggtactccttggaaattctatggggcaattctactctgtcctataggatcacgactatgagtcggactcgacagcGATGGTTTTTTGGATATGCACCAACCCTGGTCACAGTTACTCCTTGGAGTCTTGTTGGCGGTCTGAGAACCTGGAGGCGAACTGGGGTGGTTCTCAGGTTTTTGCTGAATCTGTTAGGCAGGGGCTTCTCTCCTCATCAAACCCAACCCATTTCCAAGACCCACTATTAAGAAGCCAGAAGATCCCTGCCCTGGGGGAGCCACAGAGAGCAGACCCTATGGAAGGTGGATACAGTCCTATAAAGCAAATAGAACAGGTCCAGAACTGGCTGGGCCTGAGGACGTGCAGTCAGGCTAGGGGAGCCCAAAATCCCGGGAAAAAGTCTTGCAGGGGCTGCAGAGGAAACAGACAGACCCAGAGAGAGAGGTGGGCAGGGCCCAGGCTAACTGCTTGCAGCTGGGAGTGAGGACACCTGGGGCCGGAGCAGCAGGAAGCACTAATGATGAAAACCGTCCTCAACCTGGACTCAGTGCTGGGGTGCAGGTTGGGTCAAGCCTCTTGGGCCTCCCTCTACACAGGAGGCCCCCTATATGGCCCGACCTTGGGGAGAACTGATTGCTATTTCCGCAAGGACCAACCATGTATATCACCAATCCAAGTGTGGGATCAGGGTGCGTGGGGTGGGGGTGAAAACCCAGAGCTCAAGAGGAGCCGCCACGTGACTAGAGCCCAGCGTCGCGCCCGCCAGGCTCAGCTGCAGGGAATCAGGCCAGCAAACCGTGGCCTCAGGCAACATCTGAGGGTCTTGCTGCCCCCAGAGCGAGAGCCCCAGGGTTGAGAGGCGTGACCTGCAGGAAGGTCCCCAGCCCGCCAGCACCCCCTCCCAGAATGCGCCCGCGCCATAGCGGCCTCGTGGGGAAAAGGAGGCAGAGCGAAGAGGCCTGGCGGCCACACTGGAGAAGCCAATACCGAGCCACCCAGCCGGGGACGGGGAGCCCGGATGAGGGCGATCCCTGCCCAGGCTGcccctcaaacacacacacaaaaagggggAGGATATTCCCAAGGCGTCTGGGTTACAGCGACCCAAGGCCGTAGAAcctggaggggagaaggggaACAGCCGCCCCCTCCCCAGCTCTGACCTGAGGAGGCGACTCTCGAGCAACGGCCACCTtttccccctttccccttcccgGGTGAAGGAAAAGGACCCGAGaccgggggcgggggtggggcggGACCTGAGGTGGGCATGAAGGACTCGATTGGTCAGAGGAGCTGCCGGTCACAAGGGCAGCTCGGGCGTGGATTGGCTGCGTGAGGCGGGCGCGGCGCGGCGAGGGCAGGGCCCCGGGGTGGGGCCCGCGCTGCAGCTGGCGCAGCTCAGTctccagccgccgccgccgcgcaaCCGAGCACCGCCTCCCCGCCAGTCCCCGCGCCCCGGCCGGGGCCAGGCCCCCCACCGCCGGGTCCCCGCGGGCTGCAGCAGCAGCGGTTCCCGCCGGGACCCGGAGCCGGCCCACGCTGCACGATGGGCACGGTGCTGTCCCTGTCCCCAGCCTCCTCGGCCAAGGGCCGGAGGCACGGCGGGCTGCcggaggagaagaagaaagcgCCGCCCGCGGGCGACGAGGCGCTGGGGGGCTACGGCGCGCCGCCCGCCGGCAAGAGCGGTAAAGGCGAGAGCCGGCTCAAACGTCCGTCTGTGCTCATCTCCGCGCTCACCTGGAAGCGCCTGGTGGCCGCGTCCGCCAAGAAGAAGAAAGGCAGCAAGAAGGTGACGCCCAAGCCGGCGTCCACCTGCCCCGACCCCCTGGTCCAGCAGCGCAACCGCGAGAACCTCCTCCGCAAGGGCCGGGACCCCTCCGACGGCGGCGCCGCCAAGCCACTGGCGGTGCCCGTGCCCACCGTGCCGGCAGCCGCCGCCGCTGTCTGCGAGCCGTCGTCAGCGGGCAGCGCGGCCGCCGCGCCGCCGGGCTCCGGCGAGGGAAAGCCACCACCCCCGCCGCCGCCCCCTGCCCCTCAGGCCGCGCCTCCGGTGCCAGGTGGCTCGCCGCGGCGGGTCATCGTCCAGGCGTCCACCGGCGAGCTGCTGCGCTGTCTGGGCGACTTCGTGTGCCGGCGCTGCTACCGCCTCAAGGAGCTGAGCCCGGGCGAGCTGGTGGGCTGGTTCCGCGGCGTGGACCGCTCGCTGCTACTGCAAGGCTGGCAAGACCAGGCCTTCATTACACCCGCCAACCTGGTGTTCGTGTACCTGCTGTGCCGCGAGTCGCTGCGCGGGGACGAGCTGGCGTCGGCCGCCGAGCTGCAGGCAGCCTTCCTCACCTGCCTCTACCTCGCCTACTCCTACATGGGCAACGAGATCTCCTACCCGCTGAAGCCCTTCCTTGTGGAGCCCGACAAGGAGCGTTTCTGGCAGCGCTGCCTGCGCCTCATCCAGCGGCTCAGCCCACAGATGCTGCGGCTCAATGCCGACCCCCATTTCTTCACGCAGGTCTTCCAAGACCTCAAGAACGAGGGCGAGGCCGCCGCCGGCGGCGCCGGAGGTCTCCCGAGCGGGgccgcccccgccgccgcctCGGCCGCCAGGGACAGCTGCGCGGCGGGAGCTAAGCACTGGACTATGAACCTGGACCGCTAGGGACGCCCAGGGCCGCGCCCGCCCCCCGCCTCAGCCCCCGACACACACTCGGAGCCCCGGGGACCATCacgccgccgccgctgccaccGCCGCTGATACCGCTGCTCCGCGCCGCCAGGCCGAGAAGGAGCCGCCCCTGACCCGCAGCGGAAGCTGGAGGCCCAAACGCCAGACTGCCGCGTCTGGATTTGCTGGGAAGAAGGGGAGATGAGCGCAGGAAGGGGACACCCAGCCTCACCCTTTCTGCATGCGCCCCGTCTCCCCAGTTCTACCTGGAGCCCCCTTCCCTGCTGTGCGTGTCTGTTGGTCCATCTCGccttggttttgcccattttctcaCCTCCATCCTGCACCTTTATCACTGCTCCTGTCTGCCTCCCCATCTCCCCTCTGCCTTTCCATGTTCTGTCACTGGGGTGTGTATGTTTCTAGCTCTTGCTCTCTGCCTGCCTGTCTCCTATTGCCCCCGTTTCTCCTCCTGCACCTGTCTCGGCATCTGCCCCTCTTGTTCGCTTTTCCTCCTCTCCTATCATGTGTCACCATCTCCTCTCCTGTCTTGCTTCCTTCCTCCACCAGTGTCATCCTCCatttctcccacccccacccccacacaaagTGAACGTCAGTTCTTAATTTGGACCGACTGAGGTGCGGCGAGCAGCTGCAGCCTGGGCCCCCAGACACCCGCCAGGATGGTCCCTCGCCCTGCTCTCACCTCCTCTTCCCACCTTTTCCTACATGTTGCATGCCGGGAATACCGGCTTCAGAAGGCTGAGGTTTGGGGCAAAATCAATCTGGAAGGCCACcccgggggcggcggcggcggcggcgcctcAGTGGAAGggtgggaggagaaagaaaaCTCTTCTCACCCTGGGGGAGGGGCGCCCCTCTAATTTATCCTTcgttttttcccctttttaatttatttgattgtttcagagggagggggaggggagggttggacCGGGAGCTGTCCGAGGTGCTGAGCGGGGGCCGGACTGGAATCCTCCCGGAAAGGGACCAGGGGCTGGGTTGGGCCTGGGGCCGTGTCCAAGGTGCCAATGATGCGGGCCGACGGCGCGGGCCgcactgtctgtctgtctgtccgtctgtcccAGAGGGAACTATAAAGCGCTGGAAGCGCCTGCAGATGGTTCTGCGCCGGCCTTTCTTTGGGCCccaggagggagggagcgggacAGGAGAGCAATAGACAGAGGCCTAGCAAGGAAGGTCGAGTCTCTGAGAGCTGATACTCTTTACTTCCGCACTCCTCCCCAAGGCTTCCATTTATCAGAGTAAAGTGAGGTCGCCTAAGGTTGCGGCTTGATGATAAAGCTAAATCCCTCCACCTCCATCTTGTCTGACCTAGACACTCATTAATGCCCAGGCTGCTTAGGGACTGAGTGATGAGGATAGAAGTTGTTTCCTTTCTGTGGTGGGGCCCATTGAGGCAGAACTAGCTAGTCATCATTGTtgattttctcttccttccctctccccaccaTATATCCGGTCAAAAGTCCAGTCAGGCCTAAGCCTGCTTATCACTCTTAGGTAGGGCCTGATTGCCACCACCTTCAGCCCCACACTCCTTGACTGGGCTGCTTTGGCCACACACCCACTCGGGACAGTCGTGGGAGGTCCATCCCTGCTTGAGACTCATCCCCTGCCCCTGTACCCCCAGGGAGAAGGAAGGCAGCA encodes the following:
- the CDK5R2 gene encoding cyclin-dependent kinase 5 activator 2 produces the protein MGTVLSLSPASSAKGRRHGGLPEEKKKAPPAGDEALGGYGAPPAGKSGKGESRLKRPSVLISALTWKRLVAASAKKKKGSKKVTPKPASTCPDPLVQQRNRENLLRKGRDPSDGGAAKPLAVPVPTVPAAAAAVCEPSSAGSAAAAPPGSGEGKPPPPPPPPAPQAAPPVPGGSPRRVIVQASTGELLRCLGDFVCRRCYRLKELSPGELVGWFRGVDRSLLLQGWQDQAFITPANLVFVYLLCRESLRGDELASAAELQAAFLTCLYLAYSYMGNEISYPLKPFLVEPDKERFWQRCLRLIQRLSPQMLRLNADPHFFTQVFQDLKNEGEAAAGGAGGLPSGAAPAAASAARDSCAAGAKHWTMNLDR